One genomic window of Lytechinus variegatus isolate NC3 chromosome 1, Lvar_3.0, whole genome shotgun sequence includes the following:
- the LOC121431959 gene encoding putative per-hexamer repeat protein 5 — translation MPPASRYGTTTGTTPETTGTTTGTTTGTTTGTTTGTTTGTTSGTTTGTSIGTTTGTTQETTGTTTGTTSKTTTGTTTGTTAETTTGTTIGTTTGTTPGTTTGTTAGTTTGITPGTTTGTTTGTTAGTTTGTTPGTTTGTTIGTTTGTTPGTTTGTTTGTTGTTTGTTTGTTTGTTPKTTTGTTTGTTAGTTPGTTTGTTTGTTPGSTTGTTTGTTTGTPPETTTGTTTGTTTVTTLETTPGTTKGTTQETLSDTILECG, via the exons ATGCCACCTGCCAGCAGGTATG gaacaacaactggaaccacTCCAGAAACAACAGgaacaacaactggaaccacAACAGGAACAACAACAGGTACCACAACAGgaacaacaactggaaccacATCCGGAACCACAACAGGCACTTCAATAGgaacaacaactggaaccacTCAAGAAACAACAGgaacaacaactggaaccacTTCAAAAACAACTACAGGTACAACAACTGGAACCACTGCAGAAACAACAACAGGTACCACAATAGgaacaacaactggaaccacTCCAGGAACAACAACAGGCACTACAGCAGGAACAACAACTGGAATCACTCCAGGAACAACAACAGGCACTACAACAGGCACTACAGCAGGAACAACAACTGGAACTACTCCAGGAACAACAACAGGCACTACAATAGGAACAACGACTGGAACCACTCCAGGAACAACAACAGGCACTACAACAGGTACAACTGGAACCACAACAGGCACTACAACAGGAACAACTACAGGAACCACtccaaaaacaacaacaggCACCACAACAGGAACAACAGCTGGAACCACTCCAGGAACAACAACAGGTACAACAACTGGAACCACTCCAGGATCAACAACAGGCACTACAACAGGAACAACAACTGGAACCCCTCCAGAAACAACCACAGGTACTACAACAGGAACAACAACTGTAACAACTCTAGAAACAACTCCAGGCACCACAAAAGGTACAACACAGGAAACATTATCTGACACCATTCTAGAATGTGGATGA
- the LOC121431967 gene encoding bromodomain-containing protein DDB_G0280777-like: protein MIPSLCLAGPTGSTFLELKRVPLEQRLEPLKEQQQALQRVQQLEPLQEQQQALQQEQQLEPLQKQQQALQQEQQLEPLQEQQLALQQDQQLEPLQEQQLVLQQEQQLEPLQKQQQALQQEQQLEPLQEQQLALQQDQQLEPLQEQQQALHQEQQLEPLQEQQLALQQDQQLEPLQEQQQALQQEQQLEPLQEQQLALQQEQQLEPLQKPQLVLQQEQQL from the exons ATGATACCATCCTTATGTTTAGCTGGGCCAACTGGGAGTACATTTTTGGAACTGAAGAGGGTACCCCTG GAACAACGACTGGAACCACTCAAGGAACAACAACAGGCACTACAACGGGTACAACAACTGGAACCACTCCAGGAACAACAACAGGCATTACAACAGGAACAACAACTGGAACCCCTCCAGAAACAACAACAGGCACTACAACAGgaacaacaactggaaccacTTCAGGAACAACAACTGGCACTACAACAGGATCAACAACTGGAACCACTCCAGGAACAACAACTGGTACTACAACAGGAACAACAACTGGAACCTCTCCAGAAACAACAACAGGCACTACAACAGgaacaacaactggaaccacTCCAGGAACAACAACTGGCACTACAACAGGATCAACAACTGGAACCGCTCCAGGAACAACAACAGGCACTACATCAGGAACAACAACTGGAACCCCTCCAGGAACAACAACTGGCACTACAACAGGATCAACAACTGGAACCACTCCAGGAACAACAACAGGCACTACAACAGGAACAACAATTGGAACCACTCCAGGAACAACAACTGGCACTACAACAGgaacaacaactggaaccacTCCAGAAACCACAACTGGTACTACAACAGGAACAACAGCTGTAA
- the LOC121424752 gene encoding GATA zinc finger domain-containing protein 14-like, producing the protein MTTFKLLLLLQFISLLTILQYYNSRNNGNNNWNHSRNNNRNNNCNHSRNNNRHCNRNNNCNHSRNNDRYHNRNNNWIHSRNNNRHHNRNNNWNHKRNNNRHHNRNNNWNHSRNNSRHDNRNNNWIHSRNNSRHYNINNNCNNSRNNNWNHPRNTVYHHGRNHHKRNNTWNNS; encoded by the exons ATGACAACTTTCAAACTTCTTTTACTACTCCAATTTATTTCACTATTAACAATACTACAATATTACAACTCTCGAAACAACGGgaacaacaactggaaccactccagaaacaacaacaggaaCAACAACTGCAACCACTCGAGAAACAACAACAGGCACTGCAACAGGAACAACAACTGCAACCACTCCAGAAATAACGACAGGTACCACAACAGGAACAACAACTGGATCCACTCCAGGAACAACAACAGGCACCACAACAGgaacaacaactggaaccacaagagaaacaacaacaggcaccacaacaggaacaacaactggaaccacTCCAGGAACAACTCCAGGCACGACAACAGGAACAACAACTGGATCCACTCGAGAAACAACTCCAGGCACTACAACATTAACAACAACTGCAACAACTCCAGAaacaacaactggaaccacCCCAGAAACACCGTCTACCACCACGGGAGAAACCACCACAAAAG GAACAACACCTGGAACAACTcttga